CAGGGCGTTGACCAGCAGCAGGGCCCACCGGTCGCCCACCCGGGCGACGGCCTCGGCCAGGGGGGAGGGCGGGTCGGCCACGTTCCCCATCATTCCTCTTGCCGGGCCCTCACGGTTGTGGTGTACTGACTTGCAAGTAGCAAGTTACTAGGAGGAGATGGACGAGATGCCGGCAAAGGTGCTCGGGGAGTTGCAGGATGCGGCCCAGGCCGTGGCCCGGACGGCCGGCCGTTCTGTGGTCGGGATCGGCCACGGCTGGGGCCTGGGTTCGGGGGTGGTCATCGGTGACGGGCTGGTCCTCACCAACGCCCACAACGTGGGCGGTCCCGAGGTGGCGGTGACGTTCGCGGGCGGGCGTACGGTGGCCGGCCAGGTGGTCGGGGCCGACGTCGACGGCGACCTGGCCGTGGTCCGGGTCGACACCGGCGACACGCCGGCACTGGCCTGGGAACCGACCGGTGACGGCACCGGGGACGATGCCGACGAGGCCGGGCTGGCCGTGGGGGCGGTGGTGTTCGCCCTGGCTAACCCCGGGGGCCGGGGCCTGCGGGTCACGGTGGGCATGGTCTCGGCCGTCAGCCAGGCCTTCCGGGGCCCGAGGGGGAGGCGGGTGACGGGCACGGTGGAGCACACCGCCCCGCTGGTGCGGGGGTCGTCGGGCGGGCCCATCGTCGACCTCGAGGGCCGGCTGGTGGGCATCAACACCAACCGCCTGGGCGAGGGGTTCTACGCCGCCATCCCCGCCGGTGCAGGGCTCAAGGCCCGCGTCGACGCCCTGACCCGGGGCGAGGCGCCCCACCGGCCCCACCTCGGGGTGGGCCTGGTGCCGGGCCGGGCCGCCCGCCACCTGCGCCGATCGGTCGGGCTCCCGGACCGAGACGGGGTGCTGGTGCGGGTCGTGGAGCCGGGCGGCCCGGCGGCCGAGGCCGGAGTCCGCGCCGGCGACCTGATCGTGAGCGCGGGCGGCGCCCCTGTCGCCCGGGTGGACGACCTGCACGCCGCCCTCGACGCCCTGCCCACTGGCCAGCCGTTGGCCCTGGGCCTGGTCCGCGGCGCCGACGAACTGTCGGTCACCGTCTCCTGGCCCGAGTAGCGGCGGACAACCCCACCCCACCCCACCCCACGAAACCCGCGCGGGAATCGTGGGCGAAATGCCCACGATTCCAGGACTCCTGACATAGTGCGCTGAAAGCCCTGGTGGCGAGGGCCCCATCCATCATCTGAGGCCGCCGAGCGACGATAATAGATGATGTCGAGTGCTGCGGTCCTGGTGGGTGCTGGACTGGCGAG
This is a stretch of genomic DNA from Actinomycetota bacterium. It encodes these proteins:
- a CDS encoding trypsin-like peptidase domain-containing protein, with product MDEMPAKVLGELQDAAQAVARTAGRSVVGIGHGWGLGSGVVIGDGLVLTNAHNVGGPEVAVTFAGGRTVAGQVVGADVDGDLAVVRVDTGDTPALAWEPTGDGTGDDADEAGLAVGAVVFALANPGGRGLRVTVGMVSAVSQAFRGPRGRRVTGTVEHTAPLVRGSSGGPIVDLEGRLVGINTNRLGEGFYAAIPAGAGLKARVDALTRGEAPHRPHLGVGLVPGRAARHLRRSVGLPDRDGVLVRVVEPGGPAAEAGVRAGDLIVSAGGAPVARVDDLHAALDALPTGQPLALGLVRGADELSVTVSWPE